From the Geotrypetes seraphini chromosome 8, aGeoSer1.1, whole genome shotgun sequence genome, the window aatagatttttagaaagcttttgataaagttactcacaagaggctcctgagaaaattaaagagtcatggaataggtggcaaagttcagttgtggataaggaattggttataggatagaaaacagagggtagggttaaaaggtcatttttctcaatggaggagagtaaacagtggagtgccgcaggggaccagtgctatttaacttatttataaacgatctggaaattggaacgacgagtgaggtgattaaatttgcagataacactaaactgttcaaagttgttaaaacgcaagcagattgtgaaaaattgcaggcggaccttaggaaattggaagactgggcgaccaagtagcagatgaaatttaatgtggacaaatgcaaagtgatgcacattgggaagaataacctgaatcgcccaagaaaaggatctgggtatcattgtagacaatacgatgaaaccttttgcccaatgtgcggcggtggccaaaaaagcaaacaggatgctgggaattatttaaaaagggatggttaacaagactaagaatgtcataatgcccctgtatcgctccatggtgcaacctgatttggagtattgcattcaattctggtctccttaactcaagaaagatatagtggtgctagaaaatgttcaaaaaagagcgaccaagatagtaaaggggatggaactcctctcgtatgacgaaagaataaaacggttagggcttttcagcttggaaaagatacagCTGAGGAgagttatgattgaagtctacaaaatcctgagtggagtagaacgggtacaaggggATCtattttttgctccgtcaaaaattacaaagactagggggacactcgatgaagttacacggaaatacttttaaaaccaataggaggaagttttttttcactcagagaatagttaagttctggaacgcgttgccagaggacgtggtaagagcggatagcatagctggttttaagaaaggtttggacaagttcctggaggaaaagtccatagtctgctattgagaaagacatgggggaaaccactgcttgccctgtattggtagcatggaatattgctacaccttgggttttggccaggtactagtgacctggattggccaccgtgagaacgggctactgggcttgatggaccattggtctgacccagtaaggctattcttatgttcctttggcTTGAAGACTTGGATTTCTCTGCTGTTCATTTGGACTTGTTGTGGTTGTGCAGAAGTTGACATTCTCTTGTGTTCAGTGGTCCAGGTCATGAAGGACATGCTAAGCCAGTCCTGGTTTAGCTCACATTGTATCAGTGCCACTGGATTCTTCTTaaatttccttcccttccctcccctacccATAGTGCAATGATTTCCCAGGCCCTGGCAGTGTAATAGCTTCTCAATCGTTCTCAGTGCAAAAGTTTCCCCTTTACTTTTTATTCCTACAGTAGTGCAATACCTCCTCTTCAGTGCAATGATTctcctagctaggtacttgggacctgggttggccactgttggaaacaggatactgggcttgatggatcttcagtctgtcccattatggcaactcttatgttcttacatgagccaagtatagaataatcaagccattgtgacatcactgatgagactggctcttagacattggtgaaatgaggcattatgacatcataatctcagccctggaatgttgctacgctttgggtttctgccaggtacttgggacctgggttaggcCAGTGtaggagacaggatactgggtatgatggaccttcagtctgtcccattatcccctcctccccctccctccctgagtaGTTTCCCTACTTCCCCTGCAGTTTGGTGGCTCCTTCTCTCTCACCTCACCCCCAGGCTCCTGTATTCATTTAACTTTTTTCTAGCTCAATACATCCAGCAGAACAGAAGTGGAATTACAGGTTGCCGACAAAAGCAGTGAAGGGGCAGAGCTTGGAGAAAAGCATTCGTGCCATGCAGGTGAGGTTCACCCCGGGTCCAGATGGTACATGCACAATCAGAGAGACCAGGCTGAGGGGAGAAGGAGCAGCAGAGAATTGTCTGGGCTAGGGGTAAGTGGCAAATACAGGAGGGATGGGCACTCATGGAATGCTGGGAAACAAAGAAAGTGGTACTGATGGGGCAGGAGGGGGTCATAAATCAGATAGGGTTTGGTGAAGcagatacagaaaaaaaaacaagcctTGCTGGAAGGGGAGTGGTTGGGGTAAGTAGATACAGTAGGAGGATAAATCAAGATTGGGGGGAGTAGATATACCAGAGAATCAACCAGGCTAAAGGAAGAGAATACAGCAGGAGGGGCAGGACTGGTAATCATGGGGGAATGGTTACAAGAGAAGCACTGGTATGCAGGAGAGAGTGTGCATAGATGAGAAACCAGATGGCTGGGGTGGAGGAGGAGACACAGCAGAGGAATTGGATGAGCTGAGGGGGCAGGTATAGGAGAAAGATGTATGGATTCAGCAGAGAGATATCCCTCAGGCATTCTTGAGGATTTTCTTTGCTTTTGTGTTGGCCTCCTGGATACGATCCTCATTTACAATGAcctgagggagagaaaaggggaagAGGTGGTGAGTTCATATGGGATCGTCTAAGCAACATCCCCTCACAGAGAGACAAAGAAACCTCTTGAATGATGCTTTTCACATTTTCCATGCTCAAAAGAGACTGGAGAGCTCTCCTGTCTCCTCCCTTATAATAGAAAGTGAGAACCATGGAGGTCCCTTCACATCCATCTCACCTTCCCCACGATCTTGTCAACTTGCTTATTCTGGATGTCTATCTCATTCCCTACATCCAGCGCCATACTCTTGAGGTTCCCAAGGATGCTGCCCACGTGACCCAGATTCTCCTCCATCTCATCTTCCCGAGCGTCATTGGTCACCCTAAGGCCAAAAACACCAAAAGCTGCCCTTAATACTGACCGCCATCTCTTACCCGCAGAAGAACAGGCTGAGGGACAAGGCTATAGGAGCAATGGcgtagaaatgggggggggggcagaccgacCCAGGTGCCGTCTTTATTGGGGAGGAGGCACCAGCGcctctcttcttctcctttccccgcatacctctttaaatattcgccggcacgagcagcatcttccacttgctgctcatgccagactCGGCACACGGGGGTGCTCAAgtgacagggaagaggggggtgCACGATGTGGTGATGCCgagcaccaccgccccaggcatCAAAATTCCTCACTATACCACTGTACAGGAGCAAGTCTTTCTGGCAAAGGGACAAGGTTGTGGGAAAGAGGTCAGATGTCCAGAAAGACTGAGCTATGGGAAGAAGTCCTACCAGCAGAAGGATAGGCCTGCAGGTCTTACTGGCAGAGagatagagcagtggggcaggtCTTACTTGTTGAGGGATAGGACTGTGGAGGAAGGTTTTAGTGACGGAGGGACAGGGCTGTAGGAAAGGTTCATACCTATGGAGGAATCGGGAAGTGGGAGTAGGTCTTATCAGAAGAGGTATAGGGATATGGGGAGAGGTCATACTGGCAGAGAGATAGGATTGTGAGGAGAGGTGTTACCTGCGGATATAGCCGCCACTCATCACCATCTGTTCCCTCTCATCAGTGACTCGGGAGGGTTGGGAAGAGACCACCCCATCCTGTGTGTTACCCCAAACTGCTTTGTAGGCTTCACTGGACTTGATATTCTTCAGCCTGGGGAGaacaggagggggaaaaaaaggggggggggaggggaatcaaAACATT encodes:
- the LOC117365635 gene encoding synaptosomal-associated protein 25-like isoform X1, whose translation is MESEYQEIQRRVNQFTDESLECTRRMVQMVEESKDAGIRTLVMLDEQGEQLDRIDQGLDQINQDMKEAEKNLIDMGKCCGLCVCPCDKLKNIKSSEAYKAVWGNTQDGVVSSQPSRVTDEREQMVMSGGYIRRVTNDAREDEMEENLGHVGSILGNLKSMALDVGNEIDIQNKQVDKIVGKVIVNEDRIQEANTKAKKILKNA
- the LOC117365635 gene encoding synaptosomal-associated protein 25-like isoform X2: MVQMVEESKDAGIRTLVMLDEQGEQLDRIDQGLDQINQDMKEAEKNLIDMGKCCGLCVCPCDKLKNIKSSEAYKAVWGNTQDGVVSSQPSRVTDEREQMVMSGGYIRRVTNDAREDEMEENLGHVGSILGNLKSMALDVGNEIDIQNKQVDKIVGKVIVNEDRIQEANTKAKKILKNA